A stretch of the Lonchura striata isolate bLonStr1 chromosome 17, bLonStr1.mat, whole genome shotgun sequence genome encodes the following:
- the NCOA5 gene encoding nuclear receptor coactivator 5 isoform X2 — MNKASSRSSPTRRDQYAYGDGRDARRDRSPLRGSPRRDPRDGRDGRNGRDARDTRDIRARDMRDARDHRDPRDLRDPRDIRDPRDMRDPRDVRDLRDPREPLYDRYRDPRDMRSARDVRDPRDMRDPRDSLYRRDESYDRYLRFDDYYRRKDDSYYDRYKEPEDRLKREERRREELYRQYYEEIKRRFDAERPVDCSVIVVNKQTKEYAESVGRKVRDLGMVVDLIFLNTEMSLTQALDDVSRGGSPFAIVITQQHQVHRSCTVNIMFGTPQEHRNMPQADAMVLVARNYERYKTESREKEREEIARQAAKMADEAILQERERPPPMEEGVRGGHPPGIQTLLNLLADNRYVTAEEMDKVINYLRDRKERLLRGSSETLQAPMSRQPLGAPSGSSLGSQSNLPSSQAHQSSQPLVSTPSVPVSSSTPQQELQAKILSLFNSGAAAAAVANSGPAASAGSSGSTPNQNFANLAGGQPRPAQMNAGNLNQAQQRLQTPNTQIPALPGPSRNAGPRPGAPPQPQPLYGQHQTRLPAPGNVPAQRPVSSGINFDNPSVQKALDTLIQSGPALSHLVSQTVAQGRAGSSAQQPMGAYQRHY, encoded by the exons ATGAATAAGGCTTCATCAAGGTCCAGTCCCACACGAAG AGACCAGTATGCCTATGGGGATGGCCGAGATGCCAGGCGCGACCGCTCCCCTCTTCGGGGGAGCCCACGGAGAGACCCCAGAgatggcagggatggcaggaaCGGGCGAGATGCTAGAGACACTCGAGACATTCGAGCTAGAGACATGCGTGATGCCAGAGACCACAGGGACCCACGGGACCTGCGAGACCCACGGGATATCAGAGATCCAAGGGACATGAGGGACCCACGTGATGTTAGAGATCTCCGGGACCCACGGGAGCCGCTGTATGATCGATACAGGGATCCGCGGGATATGAGAAGTGCACGAGATGTAAGGGACCCACGGGATATGAGAGATCCCCGGGACTCTTTGTACAG ACGAGACGAATCTTACGACCGTTACCTGCGCTTCGACGACTACTACCGGCGCAAGGACGACTCCTACTACGACCGCTACAAGGAGCCAGAGG ACCGCCTGAAGCGCGAGGAGCGGCGCCGGGAGGAGCTGTACCGTCAGTACTATGAGGAAATCAAGAGACGTTTTGATGCAGAGAGACCCGTGGATTGTTCTGTGATAGTGGTGAATAAACAGACAAA GGAGTACGCAGAGTCCGTGGGGAGGAAGGTGCGGGACCTGGGCATGGTAGTGGACCTGATCTTCCTcaacacagagatgtcattgacACAAGCCCTGGACGATGTGAGCAGAGGAGGGTCTCCTTTTGCAATTGTCATCACCCAGCAGCATCAAGTTCACCGTTCTTGCACGGTTAACATAATGTTTGGCACTCCACAAG AGCACCGCAACATGCCCCAGGCTGATGCCATGGTGCTGGTGGCAAGGAATTACGAGCGCTACAAGACAGAGTCCCGGGAGAAGGAGCGGGAGGAGATCGCCCGGCAGGCTGCCAAGATGGCAGACGAAGCTATTCTGCAGGAGCGGGAGCGCCCACCCCCCATGGAGGAGGGTGTCAGAGGAGGTCACCCTCCCGGGATCCAAACTCTCTTGAACCTGCTGGCGGACAATCGCTATGTGACTGCTGAGGAGATGGATAAAGTCATTAATTACCTGAGAGACCGGAAGGAACGGTTGCTGCGGGGCAGCAGTGAAACTCTGCAGG cACCCATGTCAAGACAACCTTTGGGGGCACCTTCAGGATCATCACTGGGCAGTCAGTCCAACCTTCCAAGTTCTCAGGCTCATCAGAGTTCACAGCCTCTGGTGTCTACTCCTTCTGTTCCAGTGTCCTCTTCTACTCCTCAGCAGGAGCTTCAAGCAAAAATCCTCAGTCTCTTTAACAGCGGGgcggcagcagctgctgtggcaaACAGCGGTCCTGCGGCCTCCGCGGGCTCTTCGGGCAGCACTCCCAACCAGAACTTTGCTAACCTGGCCGGcgggcagccccggcctgcACAGATGAATGCTGGAAATTTAAACCAGGCTCAGCAGAGATTGCAGACTCCAAACACGCAGATTCCTGCTCTCCCAGGCCCTTCGAGAAATGCAGGTCCAAGACCTGGAGCTCCTCCACAACCTCAGCCGCTCTATGGTCAGCACCAAACCCGCCTCCCTGCGCCTGGCAATGTGCCTGCCCAAAGGCCGGTGTCTTCTGGTATCAACTTTGACAACCCCAGTGTACAGAAAGCCTTGGACACCCTTATCCAGAGTGGTCCTGCACTCTCCCACCTTGTGAGCCAAACCGTGGCCCAGGGGCGAGCGGGGTCCTCAGCCCAGCAACCAATGGGTGCCTACCAGCGACACTATTAG